A window of Strix aluco isolate bStrAlu1 chromosome 2, bStrAlu1.hap1, whole genome shotgun sequence contains these coding sequences:
- the CHAF1B gene encoding chromatin assembly factor 1 subunit B, with protein MKVITCEIAWHNKEPVYSLDFQHGADGKINRLASAGVDTAVRIWKVEKGPDGKAIVEFLSNLARHTKAVNVVRFSPSGEILASGGDDAVILLWKLNDSKELEPLVFQDEDEAQLNKENWTVVKTLRGHLEDVYDICWTSDGNYMASASVDNTAIMWDVNKGQKVSILNEHKSYVQGITWDPLGQYIATLSCDRILRVYNTQTKRVAFNVTKMPSGSGAEGEARSYRMFHDDSMKSFFRRLSFTPDGSYLLTPAGCVESGENVTNTTYVFSRNNLKRPVGHLPCPGKATLAVRCCPVYFELRRAFNKDEISQKSSALFNLPYRLVFAVASEDSVLFYDTEQSFPFGYVSNIHYHTLSDISWSSDGAFLAISSTDGYCSFVTFEKDELGMPLKEKPQINVRTSGATEKKVKKSQSHKVISPGSRLAEGTPPSRVTDPSTPTLQPRTPTAANKDLPSTPVGIKNVPVSSSDERKISQPASQQTKVNQPRRITFNTLQAWSMTPRRVNLVPLKPDTPTSPYTDTVPIPPSSEQEHERPLPSDDSLQNPPASKRPRTEEMSLSTSGEDQISCDSNK; from the exons ATATGGAAAGTGGAAAAAGGACCAGATGGAAAAGCAATTGTGGAATTTTTGTCCAACCTCGCCCGCCATACCAAAGCAGTAAATGTTGTGCGCTTCTCTCCAAGTGGTGAGATCCTAGCATCTGGAGGAGATG ATGCTGTTATTTTATTGTGGAAGCTGAATGACAGCAAAGAGTTGGAACCGTTAGTTTTTCAGGATGAAGATGAAGCTCAGCTCAACAAGGAGAACTGGACAGTCGTTAAAACTCTAAG AGGCCACTTAGAAGATGTCTATGATATTTGTTGGACCTCAGATGGAAATTACATGGCATCTGCTTCTGTAGATAACACAGCTATAATGTGGGATGTCAATAAAG GACAGAAGGTTTCAATATTAAATGAACACAAGAGTTACGTCCAAGGAATAACCTGGGATCCTCTAGGCCAGTACATTGCAACTCTGAGTTGTGATAG GATCCTGCGGGTATACAACACACAAACTAAGCGTGTAGCATTCAATGTTACCAAAATGCCATCTGGATCAGGAGCCGAAGGAGAG GCTAGGAGCTATCGGATGTTTCATGATGACAGCATGAAGTCATTTTTCCGCAGGCTCAGTTTTACTCCTGATGGCTCCTATTTACTCACTCCAG CTGGCTGTGTTGAATCAGGAGAAAACGTAACAAACACGACGTATGTTTTCTCCAGAAACAATCTTAAAAG GCCTGTGGGTCACCTGCCATGTCCTGGAAAGGCAACTCTTGCTGTTCGCTGCTGCCCAGTCTACTTTGAGTTGAGACGAGCATTTAATAAAG ATGAAATCAGTCAGAAATCATCTGCTCTATTTAATCTGCCCTATCGATTGGTGTTTGCTGTTGCTTCAGAAGATTCTGTGCTTTTTTATGATACTGAGCAGTCCTTCCCCTTCGGTTATGTTTCTAACATACATTATCACACCCTGAGTGACATTTCGTG GTCCAGCGATGGAGCCTTTCTTGCTATTTCTTCCACCGATGGATACTGTTCATTTGTTACCTTTGAGAAGGACGAACTGGGAATGCCACTCAAGGAGAAGCCACAGATAAATGTCAGGACTTCTGGTGCAacagagaagaaagtgaaaaagagCCAGTCGCACAAAGTCATTTCCCCAGGCTCTAGGCTGGCAGAGGGGACTCCTCCCAGCAGGGTCACTGATCCCAGCACTCCTACCCTCCAACCTAGAACACCCACAGCTGCAAATAAGGACTTGCCTTCCACACCTGTTGGCATAAAAAATGTTCCAGTCTCATCCTCAGATGAGAGGAAaatcagccagccagccagccagcaaacTAAAGTAAACCAGCCCAGGAGGATTACTTTCAACACTTTACAAGCATGGAGCATGACGCCAAG GAGAGTAAACTTGGTTCCACTGAAGCCAGATACACCAACCTCTCCATATACAGATACAGTTCCTATACCTCCTTCCTCAGAACAGGAACATG AGAGGCCGTTACCATCTGATGACAGTCTTCAAAATCCCCCAGCATCAAAACGTCCTAGAACTGAGGAAATGTCTCTTTCTACATCTGGTGAAGATCAAATCAGCTGTGATTCAAACAAATAA